In one Phyllostomus discolor isolate MPI-MPIP mPhyDis1 chromosome 8, mPhyDis1.pri.v3, whole genome shotgun sequence genomic region, the following are encoded:
- the EFNB3 gene encoding ephrin-B3 isoform X2, with protein sequence MGAPQFRPGGVRVGALLLLGFGGLVSGLSLEPVYWNSANKRFQAEGGYVLYPQIGDRLDLLCPRARPPGPHSSPNYEFYKLYLVGGAQGQRCEAPPAPNLLLTCDRPDLDLRFTIKFQEYSPNLWGHEFRSHHDYYIIATSDGTREGLESLQGGVCLTRGMKVLLRVGQSPRGGAAPRKPVSEVPMERDQGAAHSLEPGKESVPATMRSVLFCPVANSKIRTIWDTYGLGLMPNGSLGTGSGLLQIRSHQAWTEVAWEVAEAVQQELEVPSSRTGSSTSETGSGLAGTQVT encoded by the exons ATGGGGGCCCCCCAATTTAGGCCGGGGGGCGTGCGAGTCGGGGCCCTGCTGCTGCTCGGTTTTGGGGGGCTGGTGTCTGGGCTCAGCCTGGAGCCTGTCTACTGGAATTCGGCGAATAAGAG GTTCCAGGCAGAGGGTGGTTACGTGCTCTACCCTCAGATTGGGGACCGGCTAGACCTGCTTTGTCCCCGGGCCCGGCCTCCTGGCCCCCACTCCTCTCCTAATTATGAGTTCTACAAGCTGTATCTGGTAGGGGGTGCCCAGGGCCAGCGCTGTGAGGCACCCCCTGCCCCAAACCTTCTTCTCACTTGTGACCGGCCAGACCTGGATCTTCGCTTCACCATCAAGTTCCAGGAGTATAGCCCTAATCTTTGGGGCCACGAGTTCCGCTCACACCATGATTACTACATAATTG CCACATCAGATGGGACCCGGGAAGGCCTGGAGAGTTTGCAGGGAGGTGTGTGCCTTACCCGAGGCATGAAGGTTCTTCTCCGAGTGGGACAAA GTCCCCGAGGAGGGGCTGCCCCTCGAAAGCCTGTGTCTGAAGTGCCCATGGAAAGAGACCAAGGGGCAGCCCAcagcctggagcctgggaagGAGAGTGTGCCAG CTACCATGAGAAGTGTCCTGTTTTGTCCAGTGGCCAATAGCAAGATACGAACCATTTGGGACACATATGGACTTGGTCTGATGCCGAATGGGTCACTTGGGACAGGAAGTGGCTTGCTCCAGATAAGAAGTCACCAGGCCTGGACAGAAGTGgcctgggaagtggcagaagcaGTACAGCAGGAACTGGAAGTGCCTTCATCCAGGACAGGAAGTAGCACTTCTGAAACAGGAAGTGGTCTGGCTGGAACTCAAGTGACTTAG
- the EFNB3 gene encoding ephrin-B3 isoform X1, producing MGAPQFRPGGVRVGALLLLGFGGLVSGLSLEPVYWNSANKRFQAEGGYVLYPQIGDRLDLLCPRARPPGPHSSPNYEFYKLYLVGGAQGQRCEAPPAPNLLLTCDRPDLDLRFTIKFQEYSPNLWGHEFRSHHDYYIIATSDGTREGLESLQGGVCLTRGMKVLLRVGQSPRGGAAPRKPVSEVPMERDQGAAHSLEPGKESVPGDPTSNATSRGAEGPLPPPSMPAVAGAAGGLVLLLLGVAGAGGAMCWRRRRAKPSESRHPGPGSFGRGGSLGLGGGGGMGPRETEPGELGIALRGSGAADPPFCPHYEKVSGDYGHPVYIVQDGPPQSPPNIYYKV from the exons ATGGGGGCCCCCCAATTTAGGCCGGGGGGCGTGCGAGTCGGGGCCCTGCTGCTGCTCGGTTTTGGGGGGCTGGTGTCTGGGCTCAGCCTGGAGCCTGTCTACTGGAATTCGGCGAATAAGAG GTTCCAGGCAGAGGGTGGTTACGTGCTCTACCCTCAGATTGGGGACCGGCTAGACCTGCTTTGTCCCCGGGCCCGGCCTCCTGGCCCCCACTCCTCTCCTAATTATGAGTTCTACAAGCTGTATCTGGTAGGGGGTGCCCAGGGCCAGCGCTGTGAGGCACCCCCTGCCCCAAACCTTCTTCTCACTTGTGACCGGCCAGACCTGGATCTTCGCTTCACCATCAAGTTCCAGGAGTATAGCCCTAATCTTTGGGGCCACGAGTTCCGCTCACACCATGATTACTACATAATTG CCACATCAGATGGGACCCGGGAAGGCCTGGAGAGTTTGCAGGGAGGTGTGTGCCTTACCCGAGGCATGAAGGTTCTTCTCCGAGTGGGACAAA GTCCCCGAGGAGGGGCTGCCCCTCGAAAGCCTGTGTCTGAAGTGCCCATGGAAAGAGACCAAGGGGCAGCCCAcagcctggagcctgggaagGAGAGTGTGCCAG GTGACCCCACCAGCAATGCAACCTCCCGGGGTGCTGaaggccccctgccccctcccagcatGCCCGCAGTGGCCGGGGCAGCAGGGGGGCTGGTGCTGCTCTTGCTGGgcgtggcaggggctgggggtgccaTGTGTTGGCGGAGACGGCGGGCCAAGCCTTCGGAGAGTCGCCACCCTGGTCCTGGCTCCTTTGGGAGGGGAGGGTCTCTGGGTCTTGGGGGCGGAGGTGGGATGGGACCTAGGGAGACTGAGCCTGGGGAACTAGGGATAGCTCTTCGGGGCAGTGGGGCTGCAGACCCCCCCTTCTGTCCCCACTACGAGAAGGTGAGTGGTGACTATGGGCATCCTGTGTACATCGTACAGGATGGGCCTCCCCAGAGCCCTCCAAACATCTACTACAAAGTATGA